ATCGAGGTCGCGCCGCCCGAACCGACCGAGCCTGCGCCTGCGGCCTCCCCGCCGCCCCCGTCGCCCGCCTCCGACGAGCCGCTTCGGCGCGCCCTCCAGGACTTCCAGCTCATCTTCGCCGCCAAGGATCAGGAAAAGCAGGAGCTTTCCCAGCTTTGCGAGCGGATTGAAGCGCTTGAGGACCAGCTCTCCCGGACGGAGGAGTACGTCCGCAGCGTGATCCTCGCCCGCCGGCAGAGCCGCCCCCCCGGGGAGCTTGGTCCCGGCCTTTCCCCCTGATCCGGCCCGGGCTCCAAAAGTCCCGATTTGGGGGATTCGTCCGTTTGCTCCGGCTTTATTAGATTCTGACGCCGATCGGGCTTCCGGTGACGAGATGAGAGCCAACCGGACAGCCCTACGTTTGCGGAGCGAGCGGGCCGAGGTTGGCATCGGCACCATGATCGTGTTCATCGCGACGACGCTTGTCGCCGCGATCGCGGCCGCCGTGCTCATCGACACAAGCGGCAAGTTGCAGGAGCGCTCCACGCGCACCGGCCAGGAGACCACGCAGCAGGTGGCCAGCAACCTCATGGTCGAATACATCGTCGCCCTGCGCGACGAGTGGGACGGCCTTGGCAACCTCTCCTCCACCCTCAACTGGACCCAGATCTACCTCGGCCTTGCGCCGGGGGCAAGCAACGTGGACCTCGCGCAGATGCGCGTCCAGGTCCGCGACGGCCACAACCAGCTCATCTTCCAGTACAGCAGCGAGAACCCTTGGACGGGCGCGGCGCTCGTGGGCACCTTCAACACGACGGCGATCCGAGACGCCGACGGCTCCTTCACGGCCGCCACGCCGGTCATGAACGCGGGGGACCTCATCCGCGTCTCGATCGCCAACGGACCCAACGGGTTCGATTGGGGCCCGCGACGGGAGGTCTTGATGTACCTCATCCCCGAGGTGGGCAACCGCGTGCAGGTCGGTTTCCAGACGCCGGCGAGCTTCGGCACCGACTCCATCATTACGCTGAAGTAGCGGCATCCATCAACAGGAAAATCGTGCGCCAGCGCGCGCTTTCTCGCCGACGGTCGCCGCGGTTGCGGCGGCCGTGTGTGCGGACTTTCGAAAGCGGGTGTTTGTGCGGTTCTCCCATTCGATGGGGGGTTATTATAGCGGGCCGACATTCGATCCGCCGGTGACGAGCATGCGGGCCAACCGCAACGCCATTGACAAGCGAAGGGACCAAGCTGAGGTCGGCATCGGCACCATGATCGTTTTCATCGCCACCGTCCTGGTGGCGGCGATCGCGGCCGCCGTCCTCATCGACACGAGCGGGAAGCTGCAGGAGCGCTCCACGCGCACCGGGCAGCAGACGACTGAGCAGGTCGCAAGCAACCTGCAGGTGGACAGCATCATCGGCCTGCGCGACGCGGCGTCCGATGCTGGCATCAAGGACACCGAGGTCTACGTGGCGCTTGCGCCCGGCGCAAGCTCGGTGGACTTGAACGAGCTGCGAATCATCGTTCGCACCGGCGCGGCCCAGTCGGTCCTCCGGTACGTGAACGGCGCCGCCTCGGCGACCGAGTTCTCGGCCGCAAAGGTGCGGGACGCCGACGGCGGCTGGACCGCCGCGAACCCCGTGATGAACGCGGGGGACCTCGTCAAGCTGCAGATCGACAACACGGCGATCAGCCAGGAATGGACCCCGCGCACGTCCGTCGTTCTCGAATTCTCGCCGGAGGTCGGCAACCAGATCGTCGTCGGCTTCCAGACGCCGAACAGCTACGGCGGGGACACCATCATCCGCCTCAAGTGAGGATCCTCGGAGAGTGACGAAACCATGCGAGCCAACAGCAAGGCAATTCAACGCTTCCAAGACAAGGCCGAGGTCGGCATCGGCACCATGATCGTTTTCATCGCCACCGTCCTGGTGGCGGCGATCGCGGCCGCCGTCCTCATCGACACGAGCGGGAAGCTGCAGGAGCGCTCCACGCGCACCGGGCAGCAGACGACCGAGCAGGTGGCCAGCAACGTCCAGATCGAGAGCATCGTCGGCAAGCGCAACGCAACCTCCGCCGCCGGGCTCAACGAGACCGAGGTGTACATCACGCTGGCACCCGGCGCGAGCACGGTGGACCTGAAGCAGCTGCGCATCCACCTGTTCAACGGGACGAAGCAAACGGTGCTCGAGTGGTCCGGCACGAACCTCTGCACGGCCACCGCGACGGGCTGCGCGGCCAACACCGCGTTTGCGACCGACACGGGAGCCTACGTGAACGCGACGAAGGGCAAGTACAACGCGACGGCCGTGCGCGACGCGGACGGCTCGTTCAGCTTCTCGTCGCCGGTCATGAACGCGGGGGACATGGTGAAGATCACGCTGAGCCTCTGGAAGGAAGGCCGTGACAACAACGGCGTGGCGCGCGAGGGCAACAACATGCCCTTCGAGCCCCGCGACGCGGTCACGATGATCTTCATCCCGGAGATCGGCAACCGCGTCCACGTCGGCTTCGTGACGCCGGCCACGTACGGCTCGGACACGTACATCACCCTCAAGTAGGGTGATCGCCGCATCGACGAACGCCGGGGCCGGCCACGCGGCCGGCCCCGTTTCTTTCCCATTCTCTCGAGCGTGACCCCGTGCGAGCCAACGCCTTTTCGCGGGACCGCCGCGGGCGGGCCGAGGTGGGCATCGGCACGATGATCGTGTTCATCGCGACCGTGCTCATCGCGGCCATCGCCGCCGCCGTCCTCATCGACACGAGCGGCAAGCTGCAAGAACGCGCCACGCGAGCGGGGCAGGACACGACCACGCAGGTGGCCACCTTCCTCTCCGTCGACAGCATCGTGGGCCTTCGCAGCAGCGTCTCGGACGAGGGCCTCCAGACGCTCGAGGTGTACGTCTCGCTTGCCGCCGGCGCCGCGGCCATGGACCTCGACCCCCTGCGCATCCAGCTGGGCAACGGCACGATGCGCCTCACGCTTGCCTACACAAGCGGCGCGCCGGGCGCGGGAACCTACGCGGCCGAGGCGATCCGCGACCCCGACGGCTCGTTCTCCGCGGGCAATCCGGCCGTCACGTCGGGCGACGTCGTGAGGCTCACGATCGAGCTTGGAGCGGGGGCCAACGAGATGCCGCTTCGTCCGCGCGACGAGGTCACGATGACCTTCCTTCCCGAGGGGGGCGCCGCGCTCAACGTGGGATTCTCGACCCCGCCATCCTACGGATCGAGCCTCATCATCCCCCTTAAGTAGGGAGCCGGTTCCCGGGCCGCGACCGGGTTGATTGCTGCCAAGCGTCGGGGGACCCGGAGCAAGGACCATATACAGGGACCGCGAAAACCACGGCGCGGGATGGGCATGGTCGAGCGCACCGTTCGTCGTTTCGTTGGCGCCTCCGCGCGCAAGGACGACGCCGGGGCCGCAAGCCTCCTCACCGTCGCCTTCGTGCTCGTGGGCATCGGCGCCGCAAGCTTGGGGGCAAGCTTCCTCATCAGCTCCGCCACGAAGATGGGCGAGGATTCGCGCGCGTTTGCCGACGAGCGAACGGGGGGCAGCGATCCGGCCACGATGCAGGTCCTCGAGATCCGCGCGCGGGTGGACGCGCCGGGCCTCGAAATCCGCGAACTCCTGGGCGTCCCGGCGTGGTCGGGGCCCGTGGACCTTCGCTCGGTGCGCATCGTGCTCGAGATCCGCGGGACCTCCCACACGTTCACGTTCTCCCAGGAAGCCGGTCCGGGCATTTTCGTCGCCTCCGCGCTTCGCGACAACGACGGCTCCACGTCGCAGGAGCCGCCGGTGGCAAACGCGGGCGACCTCGTCGAGATCCACCTGCGCGTGCCCGAGGGCATCTACGTGCCGGGCCGCGCGGTCGAGATCCAGCAGACCCTCCACGTGGGAGACTCCGTCGCCGTCCGCCAGACCGTCCGCGTCCCCGCGGCCCTACCCTCGGGTTCCATCGCCCGCATCACGGGACTTGAACCCGTCCCAGAGGACGGCCCAGGGGAACAGGACCATGGGTCGAGGGAGACCTGGGTCCCCGTGGCTTCCCGTCCAGCGTTTATCTCCTAGCACGAACGAAACGGGTTCGGGTGACATCGGCATGAAGGCTTGCCGCAAGGCGTTGGAACGGAACGATCGCGCCGAGGTCGGGATCGGCACGATGATCGTCTTCATCGCGACGGTCCTCGTCGCCGCCATCGCCGCCTCGGTCCTCATCGACACGAGCGGGAAGCTCCAGGAGCGCTCCACGCGCACCGGCCAGGAGACGACCCAGCAGGTGGCAAGCAACCTTCAGGTCAACAGCATCACGGGCAAGCGCGCCTCCCTGTCCGAGGCGAACATGACCATGATGAACATCACGCTTAGCGTGGCTCCGGGCGCGCAGAGCATCGATCTCTCGCAGCTCATGATCCAGATGAACACCGGGCAGCGCGTGACCGTGCTCGGCTGGACGAGCGGGACGGAGTCGCAGGGCAAGTTCAACACGACGGCCCTGCGCGACGCCGACGGGTCGTTCACGTTCCTCAACCCGGTCATCAACGCGGGGGACCTCGTGGTCGTGAACATCAACCTCACGGCCGACAGCCTCCAGCTCTCGGCCCGCAAGCCCATGGAGATCCTGCTCGTGCCCGAGATCGGCACGCACGTGCGCGCCGACTTCATCGCGCCGGCAAGCTACGGCACGAACCTCGTCGTGACGCTCCGGTAGAGCGGTCGCCGAAGGGTTTACTGCGCATGTGCGCAGGAAACCCGTCTTAAAGCGGCGGTGTTCTCCCGAAAGTCCGGTTTCCCCACCGACGCTTCCGGGAAAACGCCCCGTCCGTTCCGGTTATATCCCACCGCGCGTCGCAATACGTTCCCGGGTGACGGCGAGCCGACCGGCGGGATCGGCTTGCGCCCCGAGGTGAGACTCATGTTCGGACGAGGGAAGAAGGAGGAGGGCCTCGCGGCCGCGCCGCCTGCGGCCGCCGCGCCGGCAATCGCCCCCGCGGCTGCGCCCGCGCCGCAGCCTCCCCCCGCGCCGCCGCCGTCGGCGCCCGCCGTTCCTCCCGCCGCTCCGGTTCCAGGCGCCGCGCAGCCCGAGCCGTGGATGCAGGACCTCTCCGAGAAGATCACGCTTCTGGCCAAGAGCGTCGACAGCGAGCGGGACACCATGAAGGGCTTCACCGACAAGGTGGGCCGCATGGAGGAGCGCATGAAGTTCCTCCTCAACCTCTCGGAAGTCCTCTCGATGAACTACAATCCGTTCCTCGGCCACGAGGAGGCCGAGCCCTTCGCCGGGGGCGCCAACATGACGCGCCCGACGCCGGGCAACGGAAACGGCGTCCGCGAGATCGTGCCGGTCGTGCCCGAAGACGACGCGCCCGTCGCGCTAGCCGTCCCGGGGATCGCCCCGGCTCAACCGGCGCCCGCCGACGCTGCGGCGCCCGCTCCCGCTCCGCCTTCCCTGGGCCTCGACGCGCTGCTTCCTCCCTCCGACCCGTCGCCCGGCTCCGCCGGGCCGGCCCCCGCGGCGAGCGCTCTGGCCCCGGCTCTCTCGTTCCCGCCGATGCCCCCGCTCATGAAGGCCCCATCCGTGCCCGTCTCGGGCATGTGGAAGGGCCCGCCGGGCGTGCCCGTGGCGGAGATGAGCGCGCAGGGATTGCGCGAGTCGTACGTCACGCTGCAATGGTTCGAGTACATGCTCCAGACGGTGGAGCCGCAAGACCTCCACCGCTTCATCGACTACTACCGCGAGGTGGGCTGGATCGGCGAGGAGGTGCACCAGTGGATGCGCAACCTCGCGCAGGGCATCGCGCCGCGGGACGAGTCCGCGCCGCCCTCGCGCGTGGTCGATCCCAAGGAGCTCGTCCACATCCACATGACAAGCCTCCGGTTCCTTGACTACCTCGCGGGCAACCGCCTCAACGAGGGCGAGGTCGTGCAGCTTGAACACGCGATCAAGCGCCTGGCCAAGCGCGGATAGCCGAACGCGGGGGGTGTGGGGCGATGGGGTTCAGCCTGATCGTGGTGGCGACGATTCTCCTCACCGCGGGCCTGTTCGTGCTCACGCAGACGACAGGAGCGTTCCTCAACGCGCAGAAGAAGGTCCTGGAAGGCGTGAACGACGCGCAATCGCGCCTCGAGCGCGCCGCGCAAGGGGCCCTTCGCGTCGACGACGTCGTCTTCGAGGCATCGGGCACGCCGCGGGCGGTGATCACGGCCTTCAACGACGGCGCGGTCACGTACAACGCTAGCTTGGTGAACGTGCTGCTCGACGGCGTCGTGCGCGACGCCAACGTGACAAGCGTGCTCGTGGAAGGGGCGGAAACGCTCGTGTGGCCCCCCAAGACGACGCTTGTGCTGGAGGTCGCCAACCCGCAGCTTCCCGCCCACGTGGCGCTTGCCGCGCCCGACGGCAAGATGGCCTTCTGGAGGGAGTGACGTGGCGTCGTCGGCCGTCACGGAGATGGTCTTCCTCATCGCCGGGATCCTCCTTGCGGGGTCGCTCGTCGTGATCGTAGGCGGCGTGTCAAACGACCTTTCCGGAGGGCTCGACGCGCGCGGGGCGGGCGTCGCGCGGAGCCTGCGCACGGACGTCGCCATCGTGAACGATCCGTTCCAGATGAACTCGGACGATCTCGTGCTCTACGTGAAGAACACGGGAACGGCCAACGTGCGCGTGACCCTGCTCACGGTCCTCCTCGACGGTCGTGTGTACACGAACGCGACCTTCGACGTGCTCGGAAGCGACGACGACGACACGATCCGGCCCGGCGAGGTCGCGCAGGTCGCGGTCGCCGGGATCGTCCCGACGGGGGACCACCGGGCGCGCGTGGTGACGGAGAGCGGCATCGCCGCCGAGATCGAATTCCGGAGGAGCTAGGATGCAGCCGTACGGCTTCGGCCTCGACCGCGACGAGCTCTGCGAGCGCTTCGGGGGCGGCCTTCCCCGCGGCTCGCTCGTCATCGTCGAGGGCGAGTACGGGGCGGGCAAGTCCATCTTAAGCCAGCGTCTTTCCTACGGCCTCGTCCAGAACGGCCACTCCGTGACCTACGTCTCGACCGAGCTCACGACGGCGGGCTTCCTCGACCAGATGGAGAGCCTCAAGTACGACGTCGAGAAGGCCGTCGTCGAGGAGCGCCTCGTCTTCATCCCCGTCTACCCGCTCCTCGGGGCGCGCGCGCCGCGTCACGACCTCCTCCGGCGCGTCGTGCGCACCCAGAAGATGTACACGAAGGACGTCATCCTCTTCGACAGCTTCTCGAAGTTCCTGGCCGACCACGAGCGCATGAGCGGCTCAAGCGCCGCGGCCATGGAGCAGATCGAGGAGGCCCTCTACCTCTTCAAGCGCCTGAACTCGCTGGGCAAGACGATCGTCGTGAACTTCGAGTCGGGCCAGGTGCGCGACGAGGTCGCAAGCCTGTTCAAGGAGAGCGCCGACATGTTCCTGTCGCTCAAGTTCGAGCTCCTGGGCAACGTGGCGGCGCGGCGCATCGTGGTGAACCGGCTGTCGCGGGCCCAGGGTCGCTTCGGCGACGTCATCGGGTACCGGGTCGAGCCGGGGGTGGGGATCGTGATCGAGATCAAGTCGGTCGTCTGAGCGCCGCACGGGGGGAGAGGACACGCAGAACGACGCGTTGGAGGACGCAGTCGCCCGCAACCCCCACCTCGGGGCCTACCTCGCCTCGCTTGCCGCCCAGGGGAAGCCCCAGCCGGCATGGAAGCCCGTCATGACGCGCGACCTCAAGGCCGCCAAGCCCCTCGACTTCCTGTACCCGGTGGGCGACCCCATCTTCGTCCACCTGGTGAAGGACGGCACGAGCCTGTTCCCTCGCTACTACGCGATCGAGCCCGTGCTTGCGCCCGAGGAGGAATCCACGTTTGAGGCGTTGAAGATGCAGGTGTTCCTGCGCGCGCCCGAGGTGGCCGTCCCCGACGAGCCGGCGGAGTACAAGGACGCGCTCGGGAAGCTCCTCGACAAGATCCTCCAAGGCGGCGGCGTCACCGTCGGGACGGGCT
This Candidatus Thermoplasmatota archaeon DNA region includes the following protein-coding sequences:
- a CDS encoding archaellin/type IV pilin N-terminal domain-containing protein is translated as MRANRTALRLRSERAEVGIGTMIVFIATTLVAAIAAAVLIDTSGKLQERSTRTGQETTQQVASNLMVEYIVALRDEWDGLGNLSSTLNWTQIYLGLAPGASNVDLAQMRVQVRDGHNQLIFQYSSENPWTGAALVGTFNTTAIRDADGSFTAATPVMNAGDLIRVSIANGPNGFDWGPRREVLMYLIPEVGNRVQVGFQTPASFGTDSIITLK
- a CDS encoding archaellin/type IV pilin N-terminal domain-containing protein, which produces MRANRNAIDKRRDQAEVGIGTMIVFIATVLVAAIAAAVLIDTSGKLQERSTRTGQQTTEQVASNLQVDSIIGLRDAASDAGIKDTEVYVALAPGASSVDLNELRIIVRTGAAQSVLRYVNGAASATEFSAAKVRDADGGWTAANPVMNAGDLVKLQIDNTAISQEWTPRTSVVLEFSPEVGNQIVVGFQTPNSYGGDTIIRLK
- a CDS encoding archaellin/type IV pilin N-terminal domain-containing protein codes for the protein MRANSKAIQRFQDKAEVGIGTMIVFIATVLVAAIAAAVLIDTSGKLQERSTRTGQQTTEQVASNVQIESIVGKRNATSAAGLNETEVYITLAPGASTVDLKQLRIHLFNGTKQTVLEWSGTNLCTATATGCAANTAFATDTGAYVNATKGKYNATAVRDADGSFSFSSPVMNAGDMVKITLSLWKEGRDNNGVAREGNNMPFEPRDAVTMIFIPEIGNRVHVGFVTPATYGSDTYITLK
- a CDS encoding flagellin, whose product is MGIGTMIVFIATVLIAAIAAAVLIDTSGKLQERATRAGQDTTTQVATFLSVDSIVGLRSSVSDEGLQTLEVYVSLAAGAAAMDLDPLRIQLGNGTMRLTLAYTSGAPGAGTYAAEAIRDPDGSFSAGNPAVTSGDVVRLTIELGAGANEMPLRPRDEVTMTFLPEGGAALNVGFSTPPSYGSSLIIPLK
- a CDS encoding archaellin/type IV pilin N-terminal domain-containing protein produces the protein MKACRKALERNDRAEVGIGTMIVFIATVLVAAIAASVLIDTSGKLQERSTRTGQETTQQVASNLQVNSITGKRASLSEANMTMMNITLSVAPGAQSIDLSQLMIQMNTGQRVTVLGWTSGTESQGKFNTTALRDADGSFTFLNPVINAGDLVVVNINLTADSLQLSARKPMEILLVPEIGTHVRADFIAPASYGTNLVVTLR
- a CDS encoding FlaD/FlaE family flagellar protein — encoded protein: MFGRGKKEEGLAAAPPAAAAPAIAPAAAPAPQPPPAPPPSAPAVPPAAPVPGAAQPEPWMQDLSEKITLLAKSVDSERDTMKGFTDKVGRMEERMKFLLNLSEVLSMNYNPFLGHEEAEPFAGGANMTRPTPGNGNGVREIVPVVPEDDAPVALAVPGIAPAQPAPADAAAPAPAPPSLGLDALLPPSDPSPGSAGPAPAASALAPALSFPPMPPLMKAPSVPVSGMWKGPPGVPVAEMSAQGLRESYVTLQWFEYMLQTVEPQDLHRFIDYYREVGWIGEEVHQWMRNLAQGIAPRDESAPPSRVVDPKELVHIHMTSLRFLDYLAGNRLNEGEVVQLEHAIKRLAKRG
- a CDS encoding ATPase domain-containing protein, whose protein sequence is MQPYGFGLDRDELCERFGGGLPRGSLVIVEGEYGAGKSILSQRLSYGLVQNGHSVTYVSTELTTAGFLDQMESLKYDVEKAVVEERLVFIPVYPLLGARAPRHDLLRRVVRTQKMYTKDVILFDSFSKFLADHERMSGSSAAAMEQIEEALYLFKRLNSLGKTIVVNFESGQVRDEVASLFKESADMFLSLKFELLGNVAARRIVVNRLSRAQGRFGDVIGYRVEPGVGIVIEIKSVV